GTTCCCGGGTCTTCTCGATATCCGCACCGGGAAGGTCGATCTTGTTGATCACGGGAATCATATGGACATCGTTTTCCAGGGCCAGATAGGCGTTCGCAATCGTCTGGGCCTCCACCCCCTGGGAAGCGTCGACCACCAGCAGGGCTCCTTCGCACGCGGCAAGGCTTCTCGAGACCTCGTAGGTGAAATCCACGTGTCCCGGGGTGTCGATCAGGTTCAGAAGGTAATCCTGACCGTCCCTGGCCCGGTAGACAAGACGAACGGTATGGGCCTTGATGGTAATTCCTCTTTCCCTTTCGAGATCCATCGCGTCAAGCTGCTGGTCCCGCGTTTCGCGGGCGGTCACCGAGCCGGTCATCTCGAGCAGCCGGTCGGCCAGCGTGGATTTTCCATGATCGATATGGGCGATGATGCAGAAATTGCGAATCCGTTCCAGCGGAAAACTCAAAAAAGGGCTCCTTTAGACATCCTCCCCGCACAGAAACGCCGGGGATGTTCTCCTGCCATCTCCTCTGGAGAAACGCGGGAGAGCCGCAAACGGTCCTTCAACAAGACCCTGGGCTTGTCCGGCGCAGGGAGATTTCTGCGGCACATATTTTCCACACGGCTTCTGCGGATTCTCGCGAACAATGTCCGGCATGTATTCCTGAGAGCCATCCGCAAACAGACTTCCGTTCCCGTTCTCCCCGGGTGCCACGATTCACCCCCCGGTCTGACGATCAGGTCTCTGGAGCAGTCTCGTAGTGGATGCTTTCGCGGGATTCCGGAAAACGCACATTCATTCCGGAAACAACAGAACTTTTCTGTTGAAATATCCGAAAGATCATATCAGACGGGAACTTTCGGTGCAACGAACACCCCAGAAACTTCCAGACCGGACGAGGCTCCTGAGGAGGTTTCCTTTCTTCATCAGAGGGGGTCGTCCCAGGGATGAGGGACGGCCGATTCCCCTTTCGCAAGCATCGACACGGCAATGACCCATTCCGCATGGCTCCAGGCCAGGGGAGAGACGGACAGACGGGCACCCGTCAGGGGATGGACCTGTTCCGGCAGCATTCCGCTGGTGCCCCCTTTCTCCACCACCCAGTCGACCATTCTCCGGACATCCTTGTCCCGTGCGGGGGATGAGGAAGTCAGGATTTTCCACTGGAGAAGCCAAAGAGTGGAGATCACCCAGGGGTTCCCGGGAACGTGGACATCCTGCCTGTAATAATAATCGTTTTCATACCGAGCCATTCCCCCGATGGGCCCCGGCACCCAGAGCATCCGCTCGAGCCAGTCCATCGTCCGGATCATGCGCTCGTCCTGCGGGCCCAGCACGCCGAACTGAAAAAGAGCCGCAATGCTCGAATCCGGAGTGGGATCGGCAACGAGATTCCCTTCCGGCGAAAGGACCAGGGCCCGAAGGAAAACACCGGTTTCAGGGTCGAAGAGGTGTTTCAGGATCCCCTGACGGACTTGCCGGGCCGCTTCTGCGAATTCCTCCCTGGAGCGTGCGTCCCCGAAGCCTTCCGCAAAACGGGAGGCGGCGAGAAGACCCGCATAGACGCTTGCGGCAGAATGGGTCCCCACCCCCGCCCTCTCCTCCCAGAGGTCATAGGACGGAAGAGGGAGTCCGGTCAGATGGTCCCGGAAGCCGGAGAGAAACTGCGCCGCGGGAAGAACGAAGTGATGATACACCGGACGGAGGGTATCCAGGTCCCGATAGCGATCGAAGTGTTCATAGAGGGCCCAGATCGGCAAAGCCGTTTCATCGATCTGAATGGGATAGAGTGGCGCACCGGCGGTCCCCGAAGGATGCCAGGAAGAACCGATCGACAGGCTGGGATGATATTTATGGTGCAAGAATCCCTGCGGTGAAAGGAGAGAGGGCAGCAACCCATAGAATTTTCGCGTAAAGTCCCCGAATCCGGCAATATCGAGGGCATACGCCATCATGGCCGCATCCCGCGGCCAGAGATAGGCATACGTATCCCGGGAAAACGACAGGGATTCGGAGTCGATGGCTGCGACGACGGCTCCGTTGCTGTCCCAGTGCGTTCGGAGAAGAAGAAGGCTTTTCTCGTAGAGAGACCGGGCCTTTTCCGACAGCATGGCCAGAGGAAGCCCGTGGGAATCAATCCAGAAGTTCCAGAACCCTTCCGATTGTCTTCTGGACTCGTCGGGCCCTTTCCGGCGGACGCGTTCGAGGACTTCGAAGACCCTCTCGCGGGACGTTCCGCAGACGGTCATCACCGTGAAGGACACCTCCGACCCGGGTTCCACCCGCAGGCAAACCGAAAAGATCGAGTCCACGGCTCCCTGGGCGATCGGGTTGCCGGACAGAACGCCATCTTCCGCATCCTTCCATGTTCCCTCCTGATTCCCATGGCGTTTTCCGCATGCAAAAGAATGCATCCGTCCCTGGCCATGCCCGTTGTCAGCCAGGGCCACAAGGAAGTATCGCTCGTCCTTGTAGTGCAGGAGGGCGTCGGCTTCGGGAAGATAGACCGCGGTGTCTCCGAAATCGGAATACTGAATCAGAAAATCCTGATGAAAAAAGAGCGTCACAGGAAGAGCGGCGGATTCCCGGTTCCGGACCGTGACATTCCGGAAGAAAACATCGCAGTCGAGGTCCACCCAGTCCTCGAAGACAAGCTCCATCTCCCGGGGGGTCTTCCAGGCAAACACCACCTGGCCTGTCATCGACCGGTTCTTGTACCGATGGGACACCAGGTCTCCGGCGGTAATCCAGCGAAAGGCCCCGTCTACAAGGAGGCCGTTCCGGAACCCGGAAGGACCGGCATGATTTTCCTTGCCGACATGCGGGTACGTCAGTTCATGAATGCGATGATGTTCGTCGAAGGCGACAAAAAGCCTTCCGTTCGACACGGGAAGAAAACGGGCCATCGGTCTCCTGCTATCGTTAAAGGAGGAACAGGGGGGTCGGGTGGACGGCACATTCCGTCTTGTTCACGAGACACCGGGATGTCGTCCGAAATTCCGGGATGACCCGGAAGAACCAATACCGTATAATGCCACAGTCGAATCACAAGGAACAGAAGAGAGATTCTTCCGGCTTTTTCCGGACAGATCCCGGAAAACCCGTCAGGAGCACCACAGGAACTTGCAGAAAGGATGAACGTGGAAGCACCCATCCGGGCGCCACGGGGAATCAGGGACGTTCTTCCCCCCGATGCCGCCCGTTTTGAAACAGTTCTGAAGGAGGCAGAAGCCATCCTCACGCTTGGCGGATTCCAGAAAGTTCTTCTGCCGATGTTCGAATCGACGTCCCTGTTCGCCCGGTCGATCGGGGGAGCCACGGACATCGTGGAGAAGGAGATGTATACGTTTCTCGACAAGGGAGGCGACCAGTTCTCCCTCCGGCCCGAAGGCACGGCTTCGCTCCTCCGTGCAGCCATCGAGCACCGGCTGGTCGACCCCTCCCGCGTCATCCGGCTGGCCTACAGCGGCCCGATGTTCCGTCACGAACGCCCCCAGGCCGGACGACTGAGGCAGTTCACCCAGATCGGCGCAGAGGTCCTCGGCCCGCTGGCACCGCCGGACGATGTCGACCTGCTCTCCCTCCTTCACCGGATGGCGACCGATTTCGCTCTTCCCTCCTGGTCCCTTCTCCTGAACAGCCTTGGATGCCCTCTGTGCAGGCCGGCGTATCGTGCGTCCCTTGTCTCCTTCCTGGTGGCCCACTCCGGCTCCCTGTGCGAAACCTGCCACCGGAGAACCGCCCAGAACCCCCTGAGAGTTCTGGATTGCAAGGTTCCCTCCTGCCAGGAAACGCTCGAACGGGCGCCCAGGATCACCGAACACCTCTGCCCGAAATCCCGGGACCATTTCGAGGAGGTCAAAAGGGGCCTCGACGCCCTGGACATCCCCTACGTCCTCTCCCACCGCCTGGTGCGGGGACTCGACTACTATACAGAGACCACCTTCGAGTTCGTCTCGGACGCCCTGGGAGCCCAGTCCACATGGGCTGCAGGCGGTCGCTACGACGGCCTCACCGCCGAACTTGGGGGACCGGACGTTCCCGGAATCGGATTCGCCGCCGGGATCGAACGCCTCTGGCTTTTGCGGGAGAAGGCCGGAACACTTCCCGAACCGGAACGCCATCCAGTGCGGATCCTGGTCTTCTCCATGGATGCGCAGGGGAACGGGGCGGCTCTCGACCTGGTCCGAAGGCTCCGCAAGGAAGGCATTCCGGCATCCGGCCACTTTTCGGGAGGCAAGATCAAGTCGGCCTTTCGGCAGGCGGAACGGGACGGCGCGCTCTTTCTCGCCATCCTGGGGGAGGATGAGCTGCGCCAGAAAACCGTGCAGATCAAAAATCTGACAACCGGCGAACAGAAGGCGTGGCCCCTGAACGACACAAAATCGATTGCCGACAGGATTCGGAACGAAGGAACGTCGTCCATTCCACTCCCCACCCGGCCATAGACGAAGGAGGATCGCACATGCCCCGGGATCTGCCAATCGGGAACGGGTCCCTTTATCTCTGCTTCGACGAACACTATCAGATCCGGGAAATTACTTACCCGTTCGCCGGCGCCGAAAATCATACGGTCGGACACCCCTGCCGTTTCGGATTCTATGTGGACGGCCAGATGTCGTGGATCAACAGCCGCGACTGGAACCTTCACCTCCTGTACAGGAAAGACTCCCTGATCACCAACGTCCGGGGGAGTTCGGAACTTCACCGCCTGTCATTCGAATCGGACGACGGGATCGACTTTTACGAGAGTCTCTGGGTCCGGGACCTCCGGAACACGAACAACGGGGGAATCCTCCGCGAAATACGCCCATTCTTCAGCTTCGACTTCCATATCAACGGCACCGAGGTCGGAGACACCGCCGCCTTCAATCCCGTTCTCAAGACCCTGACACATTACAAAAAAAACATTTACTTCACCTTCAATCTTCTTCACCCGGTGGACGGTCCGGGTATCCTCCAGTATGCGACGGGCCGAAAGGAGCTTCCCGGGGCGGAAGGGACCTGGAAAGATGCCGAAGACGGGGTTCTCTCCGGGAACCCGATCGCCCAGGGATCTGTGGATTCCACCTTCGGCTGTTCGCTCTTTCTGCCGCCCGGAGAAACCCTGCAGCTTTTCGTCTGGATGGTGGTCGGAGACTCCTGGGACGACGCCGAACAGATGACCCGTCATGTCATCGAGCGCCATCCCTCGAGTTTTCTGGAAAGGACCCACAATTACTGGAAGTTCTGGGTCGACCAGGACTGTTTTCATGCCAACGTCGAAAATATCTCGATTCCAACGATCTCGACGCCGGCGGAAACAGACCTTGCCCATCGCCTGCGCACCACCATTCCGGCCGAGTTTCAGGAGCCTTATCTCCGAAGCCTTCTGATTCTGCGCACGCACGTCTCCAGGGACGGGGCCAGTGCGGCCAGCATCGACTCGGACAGTCTCTATCTGGCGCGCGACACGTATGCCTATCTGTGGCCCCGGGACGGGGCCAACATCGCTCTCGCTTTCTCCCAGGCGGGATACCATGGACTGGCCCGACGTTTTTTTTATTTCTGCGGGGATATTGTCAAAAAAGAAGGGTATTTTCTGCACAAGTACAATCTCGACGGTTCCCTGGCGTCGTCCTGGCATCCCTGGATCCGGGAAGGGGACTACCAGCTTCCGATCCAGGAAGACGAGACAGGCTACGTCCTCTGGACACTCAAGGAACATTTCCTGATCGACCGGGATTTCGATTTCATCACCCCGCTTTACAAAAAACTCATCAAACCCGCCGGGATCTTTCTCCGGGACTATCGGGACCTGACCACGGGGCTTCCGCTCGCGTCCTACGACCTGTGGGAAGAGCGCCATGGAACCTTCCTGCACACATCCGCGCTTGCATGGGCAGGACTGATGGGCGCCGCCTATTTTTCGGGTTCCTTCGGTGACGTTCCCCTTTGCCACTCTTTCATCAAGGCCGCAACCGAAATCAAACAGGGTGTTCTCCAGCTGATGCGGGACCCTTCGGATGGCTTTTTTTTCCGGTCAGTGGAAATTGTCGACGGGAAAATCGTCCACACCGATCCCACGCCGGATATCAGCAGTCTGACGCTCCTGGAAACCGGTTTTCTGGAGATGGATGTCCCCGAAGAAAAACAATTGGCGATTTCACTTCTCGCCCGTCTCGAACACCGTCTCGCCGTTCCCGGTCCTGTCGGCGGATTTTCCCGATACGAAGGCGACATGTATTATCTGTCGAGCCCTTCCAGGGATGCCGGCGTCACCGGAAATCCCTGGTTTATCTCGGCGTTCTGGATGGCCCAGGGGTATATCCGCCTTGGAACACCCGAATCGCTGGAAAAAGCCCTTGGACTTCTCCGCTGGGCACTTGCGCATGCCAATGCGTCCGGCGTCATGCCAGAGCAGCTCGATCCCTTTTCCGGAGACCCGTTGTCCGTCTCCCCACTCGCCTGGAGCCACGCGGCTTTCATCAATACCCTCCACGCGCTGGCCCGCCATCGGTCGATGCATCCGGAAAGCTGAACCGGTTTCCGCTCCTGCCACTCGAAAAAAGCGGCCTGACGACCGGAGGAAGGAACAGGTTTCCCTCAGAGGGACTCCCCCGCCGATCCTTGCCGCAGGAGAGAGATGTCCTTTTTGGGGGGAACTCCGAACAGGTTCCGGTACTCCCGACTGAACTGGGACGGGCTTTCATACCCTACCTCGAACGCCGCCGTGGCGGCATCAAGGCGTTCGGCAAGCATCCGGCGACGGGCTTCCTGCAAACGAAGATGCTTCTGGAACTGAAGAGGGCTCAGGGCCGTGACGGAACGAAAATGATGGTGGAATGTGGAGCGGGACATCCCGATCTGTTCCGCCAGGAAATCGATCCGGAGGGGCCGCATGTAATGTTCCCGGATCCAGTCGATGGCACGCGCAATCTGATGTGCCGATGTTCCTTCCAGCGCAATCCGGCACAATCGTTCTCCCTGCTCATCGGCCAAGAGCCGGTAAAAGATTTCCCGCCGGATGAGAGGGGCGAGGACAGGAATATCCTCCGGGGTATCCTCCAGATCGATCAATCGCTGGAAAGCGCTGACAAGGGGAAGCGTCACCTTCCCCGTCACCATGGCTCTTTCCGATGTCTTGCGTTTCGGAGGGAAAAAAAAGGGAGTGTCCGCAATCAGGGAGACAATCTCCTTTCGGTCCAGAGTGAACCGGAGACCCAGACAAGGCTTTTCCCGGCTTGCCGATACGACCTGGACCATCGTCGGCAGATGCACAGAGGTCACCAGATAGTTCTCTGCATCGTACTGACAGACCTCTTTCCCGAAGAAGACGCGCTTGGCTCCCTGGACGACCAGACACACGCAGGGTTCATACGACAGGGAAGACAGTCCGGTCGGGGTTTCCCTCCGAAAAAGAGACAGTCCCGGAATCACGGTCTCCTTCCTTTCCATTCCGACCGTTCTTCGATCCAGAGTTCTGGCAAGGTCGCACGACCGGGTTTCCGTTCGATTTCCGGTTCGATCAACGACCAAGAGCCGGCTTTTCACGGACACCTCCTAAAAAAAATCCCGCGGATCCTTCTGTCCGATGCTGTCCGACGGAGAAAACTCCTTTCTCGCACAATCAGGCAAGAATCGGACAGAATCCGGCTACCGCTCCCCTTCTGCCGGGACATACAATGCAACTGTCGGCACGTCATGTTCGGGTACTCATTTCACGGAAAGGAAAAAACCGATGAAAAAACGTCTTCTGGGCAAAAGCGGTCTCGAAGTCTCCGCTCTTGGACTCGGCTGCATGGGCATGAGTTTTTCCTATGGTCCCCCCGCTGACAAAAAGGAAATGACTCTCCTTCTGCATCAGGCCGTCGATCGGGGCATCACCTTCTTTGACACGGCGGAAGTCTACGGTCCCTACACAAATGAGGAACTTCTCGGAGAAGCCCTTTCGCCCCTGCGCAACAAGGTCGTGATCGCCACAAAATTCGGATTTGACCTGGATCCCTCCAAAGACCCCCGGGGCATCAAGGGACCGCCCGGACTGAACAGCCGGCCGGAGCAGATTCGGAAGGTGGCCGAATCCTCCCTCCGGCGCCTCCGGACCGATACGATCGATCTTTTCTATCAGCACAGGGTCGATCCGGAGGTTCCCATTGAAGAAGTCGCGGGAACGGTCAAGGCTTTGATTCAGGAAGGAAAAGTGCGCCATTTCGGACTTTCCGAAGCCGGCGTGTCGACCATCCGGCGCGCCCACGCTGTCCAGAGTGTCACCGCTGTACAGAGCGAATACTCCCTCTGGTGGCGGAGTCCGGAGGATCAATTGTTGCCTGCACTCGAGGAACTGGGGATCGGATTCGTTCCCTACAGCCCCCTCGGAAGGGGGTTTTTGACCGGAACCATCGACGAAACAACGCCCATCGGCGCCACCGAGTTTCGGGCGTCTCTTCCCCGCTTTTCTCCGGAAGCCAGAAAGGCAAACCGTCCTTTGGTCGAAGTTCTGAGAGAGTTTTCCGGGAAGAAAGGGGCCACTCCGGCTCAAGTGGCCCTGGCCTGGCTCCTTGCCCGGAAGCCCTGGATCGTTCCCATTCCCGGCACCCGAAAACTCTCGCGACTCGAGGAGAATATCGGTGCACTGACCCTGACTCTCAGCCCCGAAGAAATCCGGGAACTCGACAAGGCCACGTCCTCGGTCCCCGTTTACGGGAACCGCTACCCGGAACGGCTGGAAAAGATGACGGGCCTCTGAGAAGAGGAAACCGGGGAAAAGGACAGGACCCTAGGGTTTCTTTTCCCCCGGTTTCAGGGGACAGGTATTGAACCCCAGAAGGTAATACAGTCCACACCGGCCGACAATTCCCGTCATCAGGGGTAAAAGGCCAATCCACCCCCACATGGTTTTGGGTCCCACAAAAACCAGTGCGATCAGCGCAAGTCCCAGAACGATCCTCAACACACGGTCTACTGTCCCTTCATTGACTGGCGGCATCGTCCAACCTCCCTTTATGTGCGGTGATCCAGAGCAACCTGACAGGTTTATGATACACCCGGCCGATCCCCTGGACAATGGAAGTGCGGTTCCCTCCGAGCGTCCGGATCACCGGAATACAAAACACCGGTTAAAAACTTTCAGGAACTGTCCCGGAGAGATCCTCCCGTGGAGCTGGAAGGACAGATGTCGGACAGGACGCAATTGGAACAGAGGGGCTTCCGGGCGAGGCAGACGTAGCGTCCGTGCAACAAAAGGCGGGAGGAGCCCGCGATCCAGTCCTTTTCGTCCATCAATCTTTTCAGGTCTTCTTCGATGACCCCGGGGTCCCGGCTGACAGTCAGCCCCAGACGGAGGCTGACGCGGGTGACATGGGTGTCCACAGGAATGGCCGGGAGATGAAATCCGTGAGCCAGAATCACACTGGCCGTCTTCCGGCCTACACCAGGAAGAGTCAGCAGGTCTTCCATGCGAGGCGGAACCTCCCCCCGATACCGCCGGACCAGTTCTTTTGCCAGACGGACAATGTGGAGGGATTTCCGGTGAAAAAATCCGGTGGACCGGATCAGGCCTTCGACCGTTTCCGGGTCCGCATGTTGAAGGGAGGTGGCGTCCGGAAACCTGGCGAACAGGGCCGGCGTCACGGAATTGACCATCCGGTCGGTCGACTGGGCCGAAAGAACCGTTGCGACCAGAAGCTCGAAAGGATTCTTTGCATCGAGTTCCATCCGGGGGTCGGGAATCGATTCCGACAGACGGGCGAGAACCTGCCCGAGGGGGGCAGGTCCCCCCGGGTCCAGGGGGAGGCTAGCCGCCGGTCCGGGCTGTTTTTTGTCCGGCTTTTTTCGCGTTCGGACGGAAGCCATTGCTCCCTCCTTTCCGGGGTTTCTCCTGCCTCAAAAAAAGACGGTCCAAAAGTTCGTCCATGTGATGGACGACGTGGACTGTCAAATCCTTTCGCACTTCCTCGGGAATCTCTTCCAGGTCCTTTTGATTGTCCACCGGAATAAAGACTTCCTGAATCCCTGCCTCCCGCGCTCCGATCAGTTTTTCCTTGATCCCCCCCACCGGGAGGACCCTTCCGGACAGGGCGATCTCTCCCGTCATCGCGATCGTCGCAGGCACCGGGATTCCT
This Leptospirillum ferriphilum DNA region includes the following protein-coding sequences:
- a CDS encoding YgaP family membrane protein; the protein is MPPVNEGTVDRVLRIVLGLALIALVFVGPKTMWGWIGLLPLMTGIVGRCGLYYLLGFNTCPLKPGEKKP
- the nth gene encoding endonuclease III; translated protein: MASVRTRKKPDKKQPGPAASLPLDPGGPAPLGQVLARLSESIPDPRMELDAKNPFELLVATVLSAQSTDRMVNSVTPALFARFPDATSLQHADPETVEGLIRSTGFFHRKSLHIVRLAKELVRRYRGEVPPRMEDLLTLPGVGRKTASVILAHGFHLPAIPVDTHVTRVSLRLGLTVSRDPGVIEEDLKRLMDEKDWIAGSSRLLLHGRYVCLARKPLCSNCVLSDICPSSSTGGSLRDSS
- a CDS encoding glycoside hydrolase family 15 protein, producing MPRDLPIGNGSLYLCFDEHYQIREITYPFAGAENHTVGHPCRFGFYVDGQMSWINSRDWNLHLLYRKDSLITNVRGSSELHRLSFESDDGIDFYESLWVRDLRNTNNGGILREIRPFFSFDFHINGTEVGDTAAFNPVLKTLTHYKKNIYFTFNLLHPVDGPGILQYATGRKELPGAEGTWKDAEDGVLSGNPIAQGSVDSTFGCSLFLPPGETLQLFVWMVVGDSWDDAEQMTRHVIERHPSSFLERTHNYWKFWVDQDCFHANVENISIPTISTPAETDLAHRLRTTIPAEFQEPYLRSLLILRTHVSRDGASAASIDSDSLYLARDTYAYLWPRDGANIALAFSQAGYHGLARRFFYFCGDIVKKEGYFLHKYNLDGSLASSWHPWIREGDYQLPIQEDETGYVLWTLKEHFLIDRDFDFITPLYKKLIKPAGIFLRDYRDLTTGLPLASYDLWEERHGTFLHTSALAWAGLMGAAYFSGSFGDVPLCHSFIKAATEIKQGVLQLMRDPSDGFFFRSVEIVDGKIVHTDPTPDISSLTLLETGFLEMDVPEEKQLAISLLARLEHRLAVPGPVGGFSRYEGDMYYLSSPSRDAGVTGNPWFISAFWMAQGYIRLGTPESLEKALGLLRWALAHANASGVMPEQLDPFSGDPLSVSPLAWSHAAFINTLHALARHRSMHPES
- a CDS encoding AraC family transcriptional regulator, whose product is MKSRLLVVDRTGNRTETRSCDLARTLDRRTVGMERKETVIPGLSLFRRETPTGLSSLSYEPCVCLVVQGAKRVFFGKEVCQYDAENYLVTSVHLPTMVQVVSASREKPCLGLRFTLDRKEIVSLIADTPFFFPPKRKTSERAMVTGKVTLPLVSAFQRLIDLEDTPEDIPVLAPLIRREIFYRLLADEQGERLCRIALEGTSAHQIARAIDWIREHYMRPLRIDFLAEQIGMSRSTFHHHFRSVTALSPLQFQKHLRLQEARRRMLAERLDAATAAFEVGYESPSQFSREYRNLFGVPPKKDISLLRQGSAGESL
- the hisS gene encoding histidine--tRNA ligase, coding for MNVEAPIRAPRGIRDVLPPDAARFETVLKEAEAILTLGGFQKVLLPMFESTSLFARSIGGATDIVEKEMYTFLDKGGDQFSLRPEGTASLLRAAIEHRLVDPSRVIRLAYSGPMFRHERPQAGRLRQFTQIGAEVLGPLAPPDDVDLLSLLHRMATDFALPSWSLLLNSLGCPLCRPAYRASLVSFLVAHSGSLCETCHRRTAQNPLRVLDCKVPSCQETLERAPRITEHLCPKSRDHFEEVKRGLDALDIPYVLSHRLVRGLDYYTETTFEFVSDALGAQSTWAAGGRYDGLTAELGGPDVPGIGFAAGIERLWLLREKAGTLPEPERHPVRILVFSMDAQGNGAALDLVRRLRKEGIPASGHFSGGKIKSAFRQAERDGALFLAILGEDELRQKTVQIKNLTTGEQKAWPLNDTKSIADRIRNEGTSSIPLPTRP
- a CDS encoding aldo/keto reductase, which encodes MKKRLLGKSGLEVSALGLGCMGMSFSYGPPADKKEMTLLLHQAVDRGITFFDTAEVYGPYTNEELLGEALSPLRNKVVIATKFGFDLDPSKDPRGIKGPPGLNSRPEQIRKVAESSLRRLRTDTIDLFYQHRVDPEVPIEEVAGTVKALIQEGKVRHFGLSEAGVSTIRRAHAVQSVTAVQSEYSLWWRSPEDQLLPALEELGIGFVPYSPLGRGFLTGTIDETTPIGATEFRASLPRFSPEARKANRPLVEVLREFSGKKGATPAQVALAWLLARKPWIVPIPGTRKLSRLEENIGALTLTLSPEEIRELDKATSSVPVYGNRYPERLEKMTGL
- a CDS encoding glycoside hydrolase family 15 protein, whose translation is MARFLPVSNGRLFVAFDEHHRIHELTYPHVGKENHAGPSGFRNGLLVDGAFRWITAGDLVSHRYKNRSMTGQVVFAWKTPREMELVFEDWVDLDCDVFFRNVTVRNRESAALPVTLFFHQDFLIQYSDFGDTAVYLPEADALLHYKDERYFLVALADNGHGQGRMHSFACGKRHGNQEGTWKDAEDGVLSGNPIAQGAVDSIFSVCLRVEPGSEVSFTVMTVCGTSRERVFEVLERVRRKGPDESRRQSEGFWNFWIDSHGLPLAMLSEKARSLYEKSLLLLRTHWDSNGAVVAAIDSESLSFSRDTYAYLWPRDAAMMAYALDIAGFGDFTRKFYGLLPSLLSPQGFLHHKYHPSLSIGSSWHPSGTAGAPLYPIQIDETALPIWALYEHFDRYRDLDTLRPVYHHFVLPAAQFLSGFRDHLTGLPLPSYDLWEERAGVGTHSAASVYAGLLAASRFAEGFGDARSREEFAEAARQVRQGILKHLFDPETGVFLRALVLSPEGNLVADPTPDSSIAALFQFGVLGPQDERMIRTMDWLERMLWVPGPIGGMARYENDYYYRQDVHVPGNPWVISTLWLLQWKILTSSSPARDKDVRRMVDWVVEKGGTSGMLPEQVHPLTGARLSVSPLAWSHAEWVIAVSMLAKGESAVPHPWDDPL